The following proteins are co-located in the Manihot esculenta cultivar AM560-2 chromosome 7, M.esculenta_v8, whole genome shotgun sequence genome:
- the LOC110619520 gene encoding multiple inositol polyphosphate phosphatase 1 isoform X2 produces the protein MKTFMASISFVIFWFSILLHSVAGQSFDVRQHLSTVTRYGVVKDEVNNSFEQFSIPEGCTPIHLNLVARHGTRSPTKKKMKELAWLASHLEELIRDAKERNLPLQKVPTWLQGWKSPWKGKSKGGELITKGEDELYDFGIRIRERFPNLFEEEYHPDVYLIKATQVPRASASAVAFGMGLFSKKGTLGPWNQRAFAVSSESRASDIMLRFHDCCENYKAFRKSQEPVVEKLKKPILDAITAALVSRYELNFTRQDTASLWFLCKQEASLLDITDQACGLFNPSEVALLEWTDDLALFILKGYGKSINYRMGVPLLEDVVQSMEQAIKVQEEVLASGHYEKARLRFAHAETLVPFTCLLGLFLEQSEFEKIQREQPLELPPRPPHSRNWWGSKVTPFAGNNMLVLHSCPANSSSKYFVEVLHNEYPIPMPEMVVAPHLKHNYNTLCAKKLEQPKQKIETIKGSSSF, from the exons ATGAAGACGTTCATGGCTTCCATCTCTTTTGTCATTTTCTGGTTTTCAATTCTCTTGCATTCTGTTGCCGGTCAATCCTTCGATGTACGGCAGCACCTCTCCACTGTAACAAG ATATGGTGTTGTGAAAGATGAGGTGAATAATTCCTTTGAACAGTTTAGTATTCCCGAAGGATGCACTCCTATCCACTTAAACCTTGTG GCAAGACATGGAACTCGTTCTCCTACCAAAAAGAAGATGAAAGAGTTGGCCTGGTTGGCATCTCATTTGGAAGAACTTATAAGAGATGCCAAGGAACGGAACTTACCTTTGCAGAAAGTTCCTACATGGTTACAGGGCTGGAAATCTCCATGGAAAGGCAAATCGAAAGGTGGAGAATTGATTACCAAAGGAGAAGATGAATTATATGATTTTGGAATCAGGATTAGGGAAAGATTTCCAAATTTGTTCGAGGAGGAATATCACCCTGATGTATATCTGATAAAGGCTACCCAG GTTCCTCGAGCATCAGCTAGTGCTGTGGCATTTGGCATGGGGCTCTTTAGTAAGAAGGGAACCCTTGGACCATGGAATCAACGAGCTTTTGCAGTCAGCAGTGAAAGCCGTGCAAGTGATATAATGCTTAGGTTTCATGATTGTTGTGAAAACTACAAG GCTTTTAGGAAAAGCCAAGAGCCAGTTGTCGAAAAGCTTAAGAAACCTATTTTAGATGCAATTACTGCTGCATTGGTGAGCCGTTATGAGCTTAATTTTACAAGACAGGACACTGCTTCTCTCTGGTTTCTCTGTAAACAG GAAGCATCCTTGTTGGATATAACAGATCAAGCGTGTGGTCTATTCAATCCTTCTGAG GTGGCTTTGCTGGAATGGACAGATGACTTGGCATTGTTTATATTGAAGGGTTACGGTAAATCAATAAACTACAGAATGGGAGTGCCATTGCTTGAAGATGTTGTTCAGTCCATGGAGCAAGCTATTAAGGTGCAAGAAG AAGTACTTGCCTCTGGACATTATGAAAAGGCAAGACTACGATTTGCACATGCAGAGACTCTGGTTCCTTTTACATGTCTGCTTGGTCTTTTCCTTGAACAATCGG AATTTGAAAAAATACAGAGAGAGCAACCTTTGGAACTTCCTCCAAGGCCTCCCCACAGTAGAAATTGGTGGGGTAGCAAGGTAACACCTTTTGCTGGCAACAACATGTTGGTCCTGCACAGTTGTCCTGCAAACTCTTCAAGCAAGTACTTCGTTGAAGTACTCCACAATGAGTATCCCATTCCAATGCCA GAAATGGTAGTTGCTCCTCATTTAAAGCACAACTACAATACACTCTGTGCTAAGAAGCTGGAACAACCAAAGCAGAAGATTGAAACTA TAAAGGGCAGCTCTTCCTTTTAG
- the LOC110619691 gene encoding ferritin-3, chloroplastic, which produces MLLKAAPALSLINTRGENLGPLFSSVSSSSNPPFPMILRGKTGTGFVVCASKGANDKPLTGVIFEPFEEVKKELNLVPTVPQVSLARQKYADECEAAINEQINVEYNVSYVYHAMFAYFDRDNVALKGLAKFFKESSEEEREHAEKFMEYQNKRGGKVKLQSIVMPLSEFDHVEKGDALYAMELALSLEKLTNEKLLNLQSVAERNHDVQLGDFVESEFLSEQVEAIKKISEYVAQLRRVGKGHGAWHFDQMLLHEEEAVVA; this is translated from the exons ATGTTGCTGAAGGCTGCTCCTGCTCTCTCTTTGATTAACACTCGTGGGGAGAATCTGGGTCCTCTGTTTTCCTCTGTTTCTTCCTCGTCTAATCCTCCTTTTCCAATGATTCTTCGTGGAAAAACTGGAACTGGGTTTGTGGTCTGTGCATCAAAGGGTGCAAATGACAAGCCATTAACTGGTGTTATTTTTGAACCTTTTGAAGAGGTCAAAAAGGAGCTCAATTTGGTCCCTACTGTCCCTCAAGTTTCCCTTGCTAGACAGAAGTATGCTGATGAGTGTGAAGCTGCCATTAATGAACAGATCAA TGTGGAGTATAATGTCTCCTACGTGTACCATGCCATGTTTGCTTATTTTGACAGGGACAATGTTGCTCTCAAGGGTCTTGCCAA GTTTTTTAAGGAATCAAGTGAGGAAGAAAGAGAGCATGCTGAGAAATTTATGGAATACCAG AACAAAAGAGGTGGAAAAGTGAAGCTGCAGTCAATAGTAATGCCCCTTTCGGAGTTTGATCATGTGGAAAAAGGAGATGCATTGTATG CGATGGAGCTTGCTTTGTCTCTGGAAAAATTAACAAATGAAAAGCTCCTGAACTTGCAGAGT GTGGCTGAGCGGAACCATGATGTGCAGTTGGGTGATTTTGTTGAAAGTGAGTTCTTATCAGAACAG GTGGAAGCCATCAAAAAAATTTCTGAATATGTTGCTCAGTTGAGAAGAGTGGGCAAAGGACATG GAGCGTGGCACTTCGACCAGATGCTTCTCCATGAGGAAGAGGCAGTTGTTGCATAA
- the LOC110619520 gene encoding multiple inositol polyphosphate phosphatase 1 isoform X1: MKTFMASISFVIFWFSILLHSVAGQSFDVRQHLSTVTRYGVVKDEVNNSFEQFSIPEGCTPIHLNLVARHGTRSPTKKKMKELAWLASHLEELIRDAKERNLPLQKVPTWLQGWKSPWKGKSKGGELITKGEDELYDFGIRIRERFPNLFEEEYHPDVYLIKATQVPRASASAVAFGMGLFSKKGTLGPWNQRAFAVSSESRASDIMLRFHDCCENYKAFRKSQEPVVEKLKKPILDAITAALVSRYELNFTRQDTASLWFLCKQEASLLDITDQACGLFNPSEVALLEWTDDLALFILKGYGKSINYRMGVPLLEDVVQSMEQAIKVQEEVLASGHYEKARLRFAHAETLVPFTCLLGLFLEQSEFEKIQREQPLELPPRPPHSRNWWGSKVTPFAGNNMLVLHSCPANSSSKYFVEVLHNEYPIPMPGCNNSNFCPFEEFKEMVVAPHLKHNYNTLCAKKLEQPKQKIETIKGSSSF, from the exons ATGAAGACGTTCATGGCTTCCATCTCTTTTGTCATTTTCTGGTTTTCAATTCTCTTGCATTCTGTTGCCGGTCAATCCTTCGATGTACGGCAGCACCTCTCCACTGTAACAAG ATATGGTGTTGTGAAAGATGAGGTGAATAATTCCTTTGAACAGTTTAGTATTCCCGAAGGATGCACTCCTATCCACTTAAACCTTGTG GCAAGACATGGAACTCGTTCTCCTACCAAAAAGAAGATGAAAGAGTTGGCCTGGTTGGCATCTCATTTGGAAGAACTTATAAGAGATGCCAAGGAACGGAACTTACCTTTGCAGAAAGTTCCTACATGGTTACAGGGCTGGAAATCTCCATGGAAAGGCAAATCGAAAGGTGGAGAATTGATTACCAAAGGAGAAGATGAATTATATGATTTTGGAATCAGGATTAGGGAAAGATTTCCAAATTTGTTCGAGGAGGAATATCACCCTGATGTATATCTGATAAAGGCTACCCAG GTTCCTCGAGCATCAGCTAGTGCTGTGGCATTTGGCATGGGGCTCTTTAGTAAGAAGGGAACCCTTGGACCATGGAATCAACGAGCTTTTGCAGTCAGCAGTGAAAGCCGTGCAAGTGATATAATGCTTAGGTTTCATGATTGTTGTGAAAACTACAAG GCTTTTAGGAAAAGCCAAGAGCCAGTTGTCGAAAAGCTTAAGAAACCTATTTTAGATGCAATTACTGCTGCATTGGTGAGCCGTTATGAGCTTAATTTTACAAGACAGGACACTGCTTCTCTCTGGTTTCTCTGTAAACAG GAAGCATCCTTGTTGGATATAACAGATCAAGCGTGTGGTCTATTCAATCCTTCTGAG GTGGCTTTGCTGGAATGGACAGATGACTTGGCATTGTTTATATTGAAGGGTTACGGTAAATCAATAAACTACAGAATGGGAGTGCCATTGCTTGAAGATGTTGTTCAGTCCATGGAGCAAGCTATTAAGGTGCAAGAAG AAGTACTTGCCTCTGGACATTATGAAAAGGCAAGACTACGATTTGCACATGCAGAGACTCTGGTTCCTTTTACATGTCTGCTTGGTCTTTTCCTTGAACAATCGG AATTTGAAAAAATACAGAGAGAGCAACCTTTGGAACTTCCTCCAAGGCCTCCCCACAGTAGAAATTGGTGGGGTAGCAAGGTAACACCTTTTGCTGGCAACAACATGTTGGTCCTGCACAGTTGTCCTGCAAACTCTTCAAGCAAGTACTTCGTTGAAGTACTCCACAATGAGTATCCCATTCCAATGCCA GGTTGCAATAATTCTAATTTCTGTCCATTTGAAGAGTTTAAG GAAATGGTAGTTGCTCCTCATTTAAAGCACAACTACAATACACTCTGTGCTAAGAAGCTGGAACAACCAAAGCAGAAGATTGAAACTA TAAAGGGCAGCTCTTCCTTTTAG